A genome region from Sphingorhabdus sp. SMR4y includes the following:
- a CDS encoding CaiB/BaiF CoA transferase family protein yields the protein MGKLSGIKVVDLSLFLPGPMLSMMMADHGAQVIKVEPPTGDPAREMEPVEAGQSVWFRNLNRGKQALALDLKSEEGRERLWALLAEADVMIEGFRPGVMKRLGFDYDAVAAKNPRIVYCSISAFGQEGEMAHHPAHDLAVQALSGFLSVNDGPDGMPVVPGVPSADMAAGLNGLSAVLMALIGREQSGRGDYVDIAMYDSMLPWCAHIAGSAIQGGNAPRSQTQRSLGGAAFYNVYKTIDDKHVVLGAREIKFAKVLLTALDRPDLLPLAEMEAGEAQRPLTDFLRETFATRSRDQWVEWFADKDVAFSPVLDFREALDQDFVKDKGLLVEADGWHQIGPSFRFKSEEPWQASDAPELRK from the coding sequence ATGGGGAAATTATCCGGCATAAAAGTTGTTGATCTCTCGCTGTTCCTGCCGGGACCGATGCTGTCGATGATGATGGCAGATCACGGCGCGCAAGTGATCAAGGTCGAGCCACCGACCGGCGACCCGGCAAGAGAGATGGAACCGGTCGAGGCCGGCCAATCGGTCTGGTTCCGCAATCTCAATCGCGGCAAGCAGGCGCTGGCACTGGATCTCAAGTCGGAGGAAGGCCGCGAGCGACTATGGGCCTTGCTGGCCGAGGCCGATGTGATGATCGAGGGCTTTCGGCCCGGCGTGATGAAGCGGCTGGGTTTCGATTATGATGCGGTTGCCGCAAAAAATCCCCGAATCGTCTATTGCTCGATTTCCGCCTTTGGTCAGGAAGGCGAGATGGCGCATCATCCGGCCCATGATCTGGCGGTGCAGGCATTGTCGGGTTTCCTTTCGGTCAATGACGGACCAGACGGCATGCCGGTCGTACCGGGCGTGCCGTCGGCAGATATGGCAGCGGGTCTGAACGGATTGTCCGCAGTGCTGATGGCCTTGATCGGCCGGGAGCAAAGCGGCCGCGGCGATTATGTCGATATTGCCATGTATGATTCGATGTTGCCATGGTGCGCCCATATTGCGGGCAGCGCGATACAGGGCGGAAACGCACCAAGGTCACAGACGCAACGCTCTCTCGGCGGGGCTGCTTTCTACAATGTCTACAAGACGATCGATGACAAGCATGTCGTGCTCGGCGCCCGTGAAATCAAATTTGCGAAAGTGCTGCTCACCGCCCTCGACCGGCCTGATCTGCTGCCGCTCGCGGAAATGGAGGCCGGCGAGGCGCAAAGACCGCTGACCGACTTCCTCCGGGAGACATTCGCGACCAGAAGCCGCGATCAGTGGGTGGAGTGGTTTGCCGACAAGGACGTCGCATTCTCACCCGTGCTCGATTTCCGCGAAGCGCTGGATCAGGATTTCGTAAAGGACAAGGGGCTGCTGGTCGAAGCCGACGGCTGGCACCAGATCGGCCCGTCCTTCCGCTTCAAATCGGAAGAGCCATGGCAGGCTTCCGACGCACCGGAATTGCGCAAATGA